CCCCAAGGCCCCCAAGCTCTAAGCGGGAGCGACTGTGTTATCGCTAAGCCAGGTGTGTTGGCAGATGACGGTGCCAAAAAACGTCGCGAGCGTGCGGGCCGCGTGCCGCTGCCGCGCCGCGCCCGGCGGCGCAGCCGCTCGCCTGCCGCCTGCCGCCAGCCGCCAGCCGGCTGCCGCTCGCTAATTATTTACTCATTATGAAGCCCTTTGTTCCTGACAGGGTTCAGAGCCATCGGTGAGCGCGGAATTAAAATCGCGGTTCGAGCCGCGAAAACAAAGCTGTTTGCATATTATCAGCGGAATTAGGTAAGCCTTGTTTCTTGCCGGAATTCGGTTCTACTTATTTGCGCAAATGTGGCTCAATCAACGTTTTTGAATTTGAATATATGAACTTACTAGctgttgcccgcggcttcgctcgcgttagaaagaggcgaaaagtagcctatgtcaccctcctccatccctttaactatctccacttataaaatcatgtcaattcgtcgctctgttttgccgtgaaaacggagaaacaaacagacacacacactttcccatttataatattagtatggattatgaaAAAATAAGACGAAGTGAGCACATTGTTACTTGTATCCTATCACAAATTGAATGACAAAATATCCAACAATTATCTACTAGTATCAAACAAACtctgatttttttaaacaggGGGGTTTTTGGTCCCTGTACCAAACTTAATAAAGAGTTTCCTTAAAATGTTCTTGGATTCTTAGAAACAAATAATGACCCTAAATTTAAACACCAAAGATAGCATTTACCTAAGCATCTCCTAAACTTAGTGCATAGTTGGATATAGAAATAACACTTCGTTTCACCTCGAGgctatacaaatattttaagAAACTTTATTGCTTACGCAtgcataaatttattattcagtctttagatacctacttactaaCAACTGAATGAAGTATTACTGGACGCATGAACTGAACTTATTAGCATAAGTACTTAACGTACCTAATATGATTGTATAATATGTAGTTGAAATATTTAAACGCGGAATAATTAAATACATGGCTACTGTGTTAGTTTCAGTAGATTTTCAATATAAACCTTCTTTTCTCACGCATTGAAAGTCTTATTGTGTAAACGAAAACCAACGTATGTCCCTATTTAGAATATCTAACTAAAATGTTTAAATCTATACTAAATAGGTACATCACAAGGTTCATAAGTACATAACTAATCATTTGATCCGCTACCTAGGTACGAGCAGTACATTTCTTGTCTTgtaaaacttcggagggccataattatgtactgaaaaatctCGTACGCTCCACGTGCGGGAATTCGTAACTCTGCTGAGTCACTAAACGAAGAACGTAGGTAATCAATgtggtataaatataaatagatGTACTTTATTTCTCTAGTGGATGTGCTCTACCTACACAATTACTGAGTTGAACAGCTCAGGAGCAAGGACGGCAAGGAGGCGTAATCTCGTTATCAATGACACTTGATTGGCCACTATTCAGAGCTGAGTGCTTCGGCTGTGGTGCTAGGTGCTATCACGGATTCCCGACCGGCCGCCGGGCCGTGCCCGAGTCTGTGGTTAACCAAGCGTCTCAGTACTCCACTAATCATCGCTCTACCTACATATCGTCGACCGAGAAATctacctaagtacctatctaTACCTATGCCAAGTTCCTACCCATTGATAACAGAAGTACAGTACGGGTGTCCTATTCATAAGTTACTTATTTAAACATGCTACGTGCTTTTACGAAGTTGAgcggtttattttttttacgacAAAACGTGATTCCGACTATTACGTatattcattcatttttatgaatgaaaatgcGCTTAAACGCCACATCCTGTTATATTGTTTGGGATACCTGCGACGGTCCCTGGCGTCGCTATTTATAATTAGTCGTCTACCTGGCCTATCCCGACGTGATCTCAACAAAtagtttaaaatttataacaatTGAAGAGGTTTGGCGGCGCGGCTGCGGCGAGGCGCACTGAATGCACCGCCCCACCACCGCTCAGGTATTTGTGAATGAACGTGACGGGCCGGCGGTGGCGCAGGGGACCGCTCGGCCGCGGCCACTCTCAGGTAGAAAATTACACTTTTGGAATTCTTTCAACACTCGGCTGTTGCGGAGCTACTCGGCGCGCTGGGCCGCGAAGCCGCAGCGCGGGGCGCGGGGGCACCGTGGCGCATGCGTTGCGTTCTTTTTACACAGACGATCCCTCTCTCCCTCAGTTGATTTACAGCCGTCGCGGATGCGTGCCGTGCCGTCATGTGTCCCTCACCAACTTTTTCGAGTAGTGACGTGATACGGTATACGAACCTAGTGACTCAATACATTCGGTTCGACTGACTCGAGAGGATATTGTGCTCACGATATCGCGAGACATTGATCGGAGGAAATGCAGTGAAAGTGACAATTAGCCGTAAATTGGATAAATATGAAAATGAGGTGGTTTATAGTGACAGTGAATGTTGTGATGTGGAAAACTGTATTAGCCGGCATCGCCCCCGCCGGGTCGTGCCCCGCAGTGTGCGAGTGCAAATGGAAGGGTGGCAAGCAGACGGTGGAGTGCGTGGAGCGCGCGCTCATCACGGTGCCGCAGCCCGTGGACCCGGCGACGCAGGTGCTGGACCTGTCGGGCAACAACCTGCAGATCCTGCCGCAGGACGCCTTCGCGCGCACTGGCCTCGTCAACCTGCAGCGCATCTACCTTCGCAGTTGCAGTATCGGCCAAATACACGACAGAGCTTTCAAAGGCCTAACTAATCTAGTTGAATTAGATCTCTCTCATAATTTACTCACTCAAATACCTTCCAACAGCTTCAGGGACGCCCCGTTCCTGAGAGATCTTACGATAGCTCAAAATCCAATATTAAAAGTTCATTCCGAGTCATTAAGTAATTTGGGAAGCGTCGTGAAGCTCGATTTGTCAAAATGTGATATAAGAGAAATAGCTCCCGATTCGTTTAGAAATTTGAAATCTTTGGAGTCGCTAAAATTGAACATTAATAAATTGAGAGAGTTACCGCTAACTTCCTTAGAAAGACTGGAAAAATTAAGAGCAATAGATCTGTCAGATAACCATTGGACGTGCGACTGTCGACTTCGTGAGCTCAAGCTTTGGCTAGGCAAGCGGAAACTTCTGTCGACGCCGACTTGCTCCGCGCCGGCGAGGCTCGCTCACCGACCCTTCTCGGAGCTAGCCATCGAAGAGTTCGCCTGCAAGCCGGAAATATTGCCTGTCAGTCGACATGTCATGGCGGAAGCCGGAGGAAACGCCACTATCACATGCAAGACGGAAGCCGTCCCGAGCGCTAACATTAACTGGTATTGGAATGGCCGCTTACTCCAAAACGGAAGTCATTTCAACTCTCACCAAAAAACATACATCTTCGAGGAAGGTGATGCAAAAAAGAAATCTATGTTAGTATTAACTAATCTGCAAATCTCCGAGCCCATCGAGTTTTACTGCGTCGCTACTAATAACGGTGGCAATGCGGAAGCAAATTTCACATTACATATCAGTCAAAGCAGTTTACAAACAACCCTGGGAAACGCTCAAATTGCGAGTCTTGGCGCAGCATTATTCATACTCATTGTTATAATTTCATTGGCATTATTAATTACATTTGTGCGATTTCGTCCGCCACCCGCGTGCGAAAGCAAAACGCCTAATACACTGGACAGAGTGGTGTCGGGCAATGAAGTGCACCCGGCCGTGGCCGACCGGCCTCACGGGGCAGTGCTCGGGAACAGGCAGGAGAATATGAATTACAATGACCCCAAATGCAACCCGGTTCTGAAACCACCGAGAGTGAGCGACATACCTTACACCACTAATCACTATGAAGGCAGAGGGAGTCTAGTTACTGCCGGCGGGCCGGTAGTGGTCTCACCGACAGCTTCTGCCGGTATCGATCCCGATCTTATCAACGGCACGAGGCCGGACAGTGCCACCCGACCGGGGAGTGGCGAGTACACACGCGAGGGTTCCGAATCCTTATACCCGTCTGGCCTCTGGGATCAAATGAAAATGACGCAAGCCAGCAATCTAGCCCGAGCGGTGAGCTCAGCTATTCCGGCGTACTACAACGACCGGACGCCTATAATTGAGAACTGCAGCGTGAACGGGTCTCAGGAGGAGCTGGGGTACATGAGTCGGACGTTCCCTCGGTCGCACGCGGCGACGACGAcgccggcgccggcggcggcggcgggcgacGCGCCGTACCCGGCGGACTACGGGCTGCCGGTGGCAGGCACGGGCGCGCGCACGCTGCGCGTGTGGCAGCGCGCGCCGCCCGTGCTGCCGCCGGTCCTCAAGAGGGTGCTCACCATCACGCGGCCCGCCTCGGAGGAGAGCTTTCAGGATGGCTGTGCCACTGATGTAtagattttataaatattgcaatgTTACATATCTACGGTTTAAGGGAAGAGACGAcagaattgtaaattcatacGTAAATTAAGAATGGTATGTATTAACTATACCTAAATAGGCCTtagtgtaatattttttgtatgatataacttatttatatagatagataaataagtATTTGGAAAGTTACTTTGGGTCCCGACGTAGGATCCGCGACTGATTAGTTGAAGGATGAATCTAAgtgtaatatattattaacGTGATATGGAATGGTATTGACTATGATCgccaaataattaaataaagtttaaatattaaatttcttCGTTGTTGAGTCGAAGCCCGGTGAAGTTGCATAAAGCAGTATAATATATGTGTAACACACAGACATTATTATTATCCAAAGATGTTGAACTCCTGTCaagataaatgtaaaaataatgttattacaCGATGAATGTTGTTCGatgtacaataataattatatgtgtattttttgttgaaaagaataaaaatactaACTGGAAATAATAAACAGGGCGActgtcaaactatttttttgtttcattatgCACCTTAGGAAGAGT
This genomic window from Leguminivora glycinivorella isolate SPB_JAAS2020 chromosome 1, LegGlyc_1.1, whole genome shotgun sequence contains:
- the LOC125231986 gene encoding leucine-rich repeat-containing protein 24 isoform X1 yields the protein MKMRWFIVTVNVVMWKTVLAGIAPAGSCPAVCECKWKGGKQTVECVERALITVPQPVDPATQVLDLSGNNLQILPQDAFARTGLVNLQRIYLRSCSIGQIHDRAFKGLTNLVELDLSHNLLTQIPSNSFRDAPFLRDLTIAQNPILKVHSESLSNLGSVVKLDLSKCDIREIAPDSFRNLKSLESLKLNINKLRELPLTSLERLEKLRAIDLSDNHWTCDCRLRELKLWLGKRKLLSTPTCSAPARLAHRPFSELAIEEFACKPEILPVSRHVMAEAGGNATITCKTEAVPSANINWYWNGRLLQNGSHFNSHQKTYIFEEGDAKKKSMLVLTNLQISEPIEFYCVATNNGGNAEANFTLHISQSSLQTTLGNAQIASLGAALFILIVIISLALLITFVRFRPPPACESKTPNTLDRVVSGNEVHPAVADRPHGAVLGNRQENMNYNDPKCNPVLKPPRVSDIPYTTNHYEGRGSLVTAGGPVVVSPTASAGIDPDLINGTRPDSATRPGSGEYTREGSESLYPSGLWDQMKMTQASNLARAVSSAIPAYYNDRTPIIENCSVNGSQEELGYMSRTFPRSHAATTTPAPAAAAGDAPYPADYGLPVAGTGARTLRVWQRAPPVLPPVLKRVLTITRPASEESFQDGCATDV
- the LOC125231986 gene encoding leucine-rich repeat-containing protein 24 isoform X2 translates to MKMRWFIVTVNVVMWKTVLAGIAPAGSCPAVCECKWKGGKQTVECVERALITVPQPVDPATQVLDLSGNNLQILPQDAFARTGLVNLQRIYLRSCSIGQIHDRAFKGLTNLVELDLSHNLLTQIPSNSFRDAPFLRDLTIAQNPILKVHSESLSNLGSVVKLDLSKCDIREIAPDSFRNLKSLESLKLNINKLRELPLTSLERLEKLRAIDLSDNHWTCDCRLRELKLWLGKRKLLSTPTCSAPARLAHRPFSELAIEEFACKPEILPVSRHVMAEAGGNATITCKTEAVPSANINWYWNGRLLQNGSHFNSHQKTYIFEEGDAKKKSMLVLTNLQISEPIEFYCVATNNGGNAEANFTLHISQSSLQTTLGNAQIASLGAALFILIVIISLALLITFVRFRPPPACESKTPNTLDRVVSGNEVHPAVADRPHGAVLGNRQENMNYNDPKCNPVLKPPRVSDIPYTTNHYEGRGSLVTAGGPVVVSPTASAGIDPDLINGTRPDSATRPGSGEYTREGSESLYPSGLWDQMKMTQASNLARAVSSAIPAYYNDRTPIIENCSVNGSQEELGYMSRTFPRSHAATTTPAPAAAAGDAPYPADYVLPPVLKRVLTITRPASEESFQDGCATDV